One region of Camelina sativa cultivar DH55 chromosome 6, Cs, whole genome shotgun sequence genomic DNA includes:
- the LOC104790036 gene encoding survival of motor neuron-related-splicing factor 30 has product MEGGVEEVSIEELASNLSTYKEQLEQVRQLLSEDPRNSEYADMEKELKEVIALTEELLATAKQNEISLSNAGVSAGETAGSPDLEAAWEKMDSRNDPIHEGKLPVGTKVQAVFSDDGEWYDATIEAHTVNGYFVAYDEWGNKEEVDPDNVRPIEHNALLEAERVAEATKNALKRKIEQAASSDFQTKTVPAKLKIDPNDPEDVKIAKRKKIHAFKSKARQEQLEVVQNKKQNAWQQFQTTKAKTKKVGFFTGRKKESIFKSPEDPFGKVGVTGSGKGLTDFQKREKHLHLKSGNGEGTDE; this is encoded by the exons ATGGAAGGAGGAGTAGAAGAAGTGAGCATCGAAGAGTTAGCTTCGAATCTCTCTACGTACAAAGAACAGCTCGAACAG GTTAGGCAGCTTTTGTCAGAGGACCCTAGAAACTCGGAATATGCTGACATGGAAAAGGAGCTTAAAGAG GTGATTGCGTTGACAGAGGAACTTCTTGCAACTGCGAAGCAAAATGAGATCTCTCTGTCCAATGCTGGAGTTAGTGCCGGGGAAACTGCTGGATCACCAGATTTAGAGGCTGCTTGGGAAAAGATG GATTCAAGGAATGACCCAATCCATGAGGGTAAGCTCCCTGTTGGAACAAAAGTGCAAGCTGTCTTTAGTGACGATGGCGAGTG GTATGATGCGACCATCGAGGCACATACTGTAAATGGCTATTTTGTTGCTTATGATGAGTGGGGAAACAAGGAAGAG GTTGATCCAGATAATGTGAGGCCAATCGAGCACAATGCTCTCTTGGAAGCTGAGAGAGTAGCTGAAGCTACCAAAAATGCTCTCAAAAGAAAGATTGAGCAGGCTGCGAGTTCTGACTTTCAAACTAAAACTGTACCAGCAAAGCTTAAAATTGATCCTAATGATCCAGAGGATGTA AAAATAGCAAAGCGTAAGAAGATACATGCATTCAAGTCAAAGGCGAGGCAAGAGCAACTCGAGGTTGtacagaacaagaaacaaaatgcTTGGCAACAGTTTCAGACAACTAAAGCCAAAACTAAAAAG GTAGGGTTCTTCACAGGGAGGAAGAAAGAGAGTATATTCAAATCACCAGAAGATCCATTTGGAAAAGTGGGTGTGACTGGGAGTGGGAAAGGTTTGACAGACTTCCAAAAGCGAGAGAAGCATCTTCATCTCAAGTCTGGTAATGGTGAGGGCACTGATGAATGA